One genomic region from Candida albicans SC5314 chromosome 6, complete sequence encodes:
- the POX1 gene encoding Pox1p (Predicted acyl-CoA oxidase; regulated upon white-opaque switch; upregulated upon phagocytosis; Spider biofilm induced), producing the protein MTTELQKEREQIKFNPKEVNYFLEGSKERSDIVSNLVEQMEKDPVLKVDASYYNLTKEEQREDTAKKIDRISRYFENEFPDQQAQRLSILGVFDPQVFTRIGVNLGLFVSCIRGSGTNSQFFYWTINKGVDKLRGIYGCFGMTELAHGSNVQGIETTATFDKETDEFVINTPHIGATKWWIGGAAHSATHCTVYARLKVNGKDYGVKTFVVPLRDSNHDLMPGVTVGDIGAKMGRDGIDNGWIQFSNVRIPRFNMLQKYAKVSREGEVTMPPSEQLGYSALIGGRVTMMMDSYRMTSRFVTIALRYAIFRRQFKSKISGGDQETKLIDYPLHQKRLFPYLAAAYLFSQGALYLEQTMNETNERLDDAVSEGDKKKIDEAIVASKKLFVASGCLKSTCTWLTADAIDQARQACGGHGYSSYNGFGKAYSDWVVQCTWEGDNNMLAINVAKPMVKEILQEPEQKGLVIANVSDLNDPAKLDKAFEHALSGLARDIGAVAKDQGYDVTGPSLVLVSKLNAHKFLIDGFFKRITPEFAPILKPLGFLYADWIIETFSSVFLSYGVIAPEVIKKISSEHFPVLAKQIRPNVAGLTDAFNLSDMLTNAAIGRADGNVYDHYFETVKKLNPPENTKAPYSQALQDMLNRPSVEERQRGERSEEAAEILSS; encoded by the coding sequence ATGACTACTGAActtcaaaaagaaagagaacaaattaaattcaatccTAAAGAAGTCAACTATTTTTTGGAAGGATCTAAAGAAAGATCAGATATTGTCAGCAATCTTGTTGAACAAATGGAAAAAGATCCAGTATTAAAGGTCGATGCGTCATACTATAACTTGACTAAAGAAGAACAAAGAGAGGATACTGCTAAGAAAATTGACAGAATTTcaagatattttgaaaatgaattccCAGATCAACAAGCACAAAGATTATCTATTCTTGGTGTTTTCGATCCTCAAGTTTTCACTAGAATTGGTGTCAATTTGGgtttatttgtttcttgTATTCGTGGTAGTGGTACCAACTCCCAATTTTTCTACTGGACTATTAACAAAGGTGTTGATAAACTCCGTGGTATCTATGGTTGTTTCGGTATGACTGAATTGGCCCATGGTTCCAATGTTCAAGGTATTGAAACTACTGCTACTTTTGACAAAGAAACTGACGAATTTGTCATTAATACTCCTCACATTGGTGCTACTAAATGGTGGATTGGTGGTGCTGCTCATTCTGCTACCCATTGTACCGTTTATGCTAGATTGAAGGTTAACGGTAAAGATTACGGTGTCAAGACATTTGTTGTCCCATTGAGAGACTCCAATCACGATCTTATGCCAGGTGTCACTGTTGGTGATATTGGTGCCAAGATGGGTAGAGATGGTATTGATAATGGTTGGATTCAATTCTCCAATGTCAGAATCCCAAGATTCAACATGTTGCAAAAATATGCTAAAGTTTCTCGTGAAGGTGAAGTCACTATGCCTCCATCCGAGCAATTAGGTTATTCTGCATTGATTGGTGGTAGAGTTACCATGATGATGGACTCTTATAGAATGACCAGTAGATTTGTTACTATTGCCTTGAGATATGCCATTTTCAGAAGACAATTCAAGAGTAAGATTTCTGGTGGCGACCAAGAAACTAAATTAATAGATTACCCATTGCATCAAAAGAGATTATTCCCATATTTGGCTGCTGCTTATTTGTTCTCACAAGGTGCCTTGTACTTGGAACAAACTATGAATGAAACCAACGAAAGATTAGATGATGCCGTTTCTGAAGgtgacaagaaaaaaatcgATGAAGCTATTGTTGCTTCCaagaaattgtttgttGCCTCTGGTTGTTTGAAATCTACTTGTACTTGGTTAACTGCTGATGCCATTGATCAAGCTCGTCAAGCTTGTGGTGGTCATGGTTACTCTTCGTACAATGGGTTTGGTAAAGCTTATTCAGATTGGGTTGTCCAATGTACTTGGGAAGGTGACAATAACATGTTAGCCATTAATGTTGCCAAACCAATGGTTAAAGAAATCTTACAAGAACCAGAACAAAAAGGTTTGGTTATTGCTAATGTTTCCGATTTGAATGACCCAGCTAAATTGGACAAAGCTTTTGAACATGCTCTTTCTGGTTTGGCTAGAGATATTGGTGCCGTTGCCAAAGACCAAGGTTATGATGTCACTGGTCCAagtttggttttggtttccAAATTGAATGCTCATAAATTCTTGATTGATGGATTCTTCAAACGTATTACTCCAGAATTTGCTCCAATCTTGAAACCATTGGGATTCTTGTACGCTGATTGGATCATTGAAACTTTCAGTTCTGTGTTTTTATCTTATGGTGTTATCGCTCCGGAAGTGATTAAAAAGATATCCTCAGAACATTTCCCAGTATTAGCTAAACAAATCAGACCAAATGTCGCTGGTTTGACTGATGCTTTCAACTTGTCTGATATGTTGACTAATGCTGCTATTGGTAGAGCCGATGGTAATGTATACGATCACTACTTTGAAACtgttaaaaaattgaaccCACCTGAAAACACTAAAGCACCATATTCACAAGCATTACAAGATATGTTGAACCGTCCATCAGTTGAAGAAAGACAAAGAGGTGAAAGATCTGAAGAAGCTGCTGAAATTTTATCTAGTTag
- a CDS encoding uncharacterized protein (Ortholog of C. dubliniensis CD36 : Cd36_64130, C. parapsilosis CDC317 : CPAR2_601230, Candida tenuis NRRL Y-1498 : CANTEDRAFT_115908 and Debaryomyces hansenii CBS767 : DEHA2E12540g), with protein sequence MPSSERDTLLAESKTILKSVTNWKPGKQFKSNVIPETITTSTYSTTNIKDNQFWCARESLIPSTYKQKVIDCLIGTANIGSTHSDHEVNYVEEFDSLKISNVTEYPDGGWSYELHANYKFGTIGISNRMFYESVHIYKFDKSNQTEEDDKDTNCAYIISVPIDGPTGNFVIGKYHSIEKISWSDNKDSDLKWIMATTSDAGGYLPRWLTNMILPGAISNDVPSVLKYIQ encoded by the coding sequence atgcCTAGTCTGGAAAGAGATACTTTATTAGCTGAATCAAAGACTATTTTAAAATCCGTGACAAATTGGAAACCAGgtaaacaattcaaatcaaatgttATCCCGGAAACAATCACCACATCAACATATTCCACCACAAATATCAAagataatcaattttggtGTGCTCGAGAATCATTAATCCCTTCAActtataaacaaaaagtcATTGATTGCCTAATTGGTACTGCAAATATTGGATCAACTCATTCTGATCATGAAGTAAATTatgttgaagaatttgattccCTAAAGATTTCAAATGTAACCGAGTATCCCGATGGTGGTTGGAGTTATGAATTACATGCAAACTATAAGTTTGGTACCATTGGCATAAGTAATAGGATGTTTTATGAATCGGTTCATATTTACAAATTTGACAAGAGCAACCAAACTGAGGAAGATGACAAAGACACCAATTGTGCATATATTATAAGTGTGCCTATAGATGGTCCTACTGGAAATTTTGTCATTGGTAAAtatcattcaattgaaaaaatatcatGGAGTGATAATAAAGATTCGGACTTGAAATGGATTATGGCAACTACATCAGATGCTGGTGGATATTTACCTCGCTGGTTAACGAATATGATTTTACCAGGAGCAATTTCTAATGATGTACCAAGTGTATTAAAATATATACAATAA
- a CDS encoding uncharacterized protein (Ortholog(s) have Rab guanyl-nucleotide exchange factor activity, phosphatidylinositol-3-phosphate binding, phosphatidylinositol-5-phosphate binding, phosphatidylserine binding activity): MNNYFTKYIPNIRLSNTGDSDDHTIGNSTNSLPHINYIIIFNPTFVSPKAESDEELIKQIIVFLQGKDLPESQFSQIEQLKLIGLLRGIESLGESFSNSTTSTTTGKKPTILKSLDSSTVMIELESNYFLACNITISSQINDQTVNGINQQLLKSIMQSQRYFELFNKSIDYTYNQYGINYLQDSLKSFWQNFLTMYNSQSIKIPISPTSLINWFNGLNYQGFLGLLPYTQYKKSSIIINQQIREDIELFMNDNKSVSGVLINYFNLKLPKRHGVVYMNTIGNKYIDNDGLIDIYNWLEYNQYHDNLSNLNNGGVLSSNLSVASSPPQEGENQDGNTSDGTADTQFGFDVSSGLRVLNPVNLTNNLVISPINYTVSTVMEGTQVSNWLAMPQFIKKLTVGDDNETAELPPDQTADINENRSEEDEDDLSGEFIIGLQSDGSISRQVIYLKTTDSIYQEHQLVTYHKDDIYVTLVCESSDPKLDSSGFYKSLETSLLNPIIEQIETVAMGGSMLQTSVNSIRSLYVPNDIDQDFFYITCNPKQRNFQSSLPYLPHLSNMNSDTLTKYQLTALYYLHDQLSNIFQPTFFENQLHEFFHKFTSNKLNDWMFYYIKYQDKYIIIMKNKSKNTTSVLTNNQLSASVPPTIERSIVNRISEGVLDYTKLGFLENLGDDVKYWLGTQQEDLESIEQVSLS, encoded by the coding sequence ATGAACAATTACTTTACAAAATATATACCTAATATAAGATTGTCTAATACAGGTGATTCTGATGATCATACTATTGGCAACTCGACCAACAGTCTACCGCATATAAATTacataattatttttaatccAACATTTGTGTCTCCCAAAGCCGAatctgatgaagaattaattaaacaaattatagTTTTCCTACAAGGTAAAGACTTGCCAGAATCACAATTTTCACAAAtagaacaattgaaattaattggtTTATTGAGAGGAATTGAATCGCTTGGTGAAagtttttccaattcaacCACGTCCACAACAACAGGTAAAAAACCAACAATTCTTAAATCATTGGATTCCTCAACTGTAATGATAGAATTGGAATCCAACTATTTTTTAGCTTGCAATATCACAATCAGCTCTCAAATCAATGATCAAACTGTCAACGGGATTAACCAACAGTTactaaaatcaattatgcAATCACAAcgatattttgaattattcaataaGTCCATAGATTACACTTATAATCAATATGgaattaattatttacaagatagtttaaaatcattttggcaaaattttttaacaaTGTATAATTCCCAATCAATAAAGATTCCTATAAGTCCAAcatcattaataaattggttTAATGGTTTGAATTATCAAGGGTTTTTGGGATTATTACCTTATACGCAATACAAAAAATCgtcaattattataaatcaacaaataagagaagatattgaattgtttatgaatgataataaatctGTTTCAGGTgtcttgataaattattttaatCTTAAACTACCGAAACGGCATGGTGTGGTGTATATGAATACCATTGGAAACaaatatattgataatgatgggttaattgatatttataattggtTGGAATATAACCAGTATCATGATAATTTgtcaaatttgaataatggCGGTGTTTTAAGTAGTAATTTATCTGTGGCATCATCACCGCCGCAAGAGGGTGAAAATCAAGATGGAAATACTTCTGACGGTACAGCAGATACAcaatttggatttgatgTCAGTCTGGGATTAAGAGTTTTGAATCCAGTCAATTTGACAAATAATTTGGTTATTTCCCCAATAAATTACACAGTATCAACTGTAATGGAGGGAACACAAGTATCTAATTGGTTGGCTATGCCTCagtttattaaaaaattgactGTTGGTGATGACAACGAAACAGCAGAATTACCTCCAGATCAAACAGCTGATATCAACGAAAATAGAAGTGAAGAGGACGAAGATGACTTATCAGGGGAGTTTATTATAGGACTACAATCTGATGGGAGTATCCTGAGACAAGtcatttatttgaaaactaCAGATTCCATTTATCAAGAACACCAATTGGTGACCTATCATAAAGATGATATATATGTTACTTTGGTATGCGAATCAAGTGATCCAAAGCTTGATCTGTCTGGATTTTATAAATCATTGGAAACTTCATTGCTTAACCCAattattgaacaaattgaaactgTTGCTATGGGTGGAAGTATGTTACAAACAAGTGTAAACTCAATACGATCATTGTATGTTCctaatgatattgatcaAGATTTCTTTTACATTACATGTAATCCgaaacaaagaaatttcCAAAGTTCATTACCTTATTTACCACATCTTTCAAATATGAATAGTGATACATTGACCAAATATCAACTAACGGcattatattatttacaTGATCAATTGAGTAATATTTTCCAACCGACATTTTTCGAAAACCAACTCCATGAATTTTTCCATAAATTCACcagtaataaattaaatgattggatgttttattatattaaatATCAAGACAAGTATATCATTAtcatgaaaaataaaagtaaaaatACAACCTCAGTATTGAccaacaatcaattgtCTGCAAGTGTACCACCCACCATTGAAAGATCAATAGTCAATAGAATATCTGAAGGGGTATTAGATTATACTAAATTGGGGTTTTTAGAGAATCTTGGAGATGATGTAAAGTATTGGTTAGGTACTCAACAAGAAGATCTAGAGTCAATAGAACAGGTTTCTTTACTGTGA
- a CDS encoding uncharacterized protein (Ortholog of C. parapsilosis CDC317 : CPAR2_500910, C. dubliniensis CD36 : Cd36_64110, Candida tenuis NRRL Y-1498 : CANTEDRAFT_115913 and Pichia stipitis Pignal : PICST_32870), with translation MSKNWDINTYKPREFSDTIYHHCCFLLFYIDPFIAWLSFGLFVSITTTMLFPIVLILSIFTNFIHCQFQPSSEPFILAAYDPDYSPYDDNKIMNQNIQRFGYNKTKVILSKHINTTNIYLEGRILDNSSYQIDATLKGMFIRVDKFTHRLKLCPNGKTSRYFSIEKDMLFYKNDTIWSVCYDEFEDVSYIYHGSIDDNKKYCCPDNGKEIILRTLGKYDASGALPDYTKHPHKKNSNVLG, from the coding sequence ATGCTGAAGAATTGGGACATAAACACATATAAACCTAGAGAATTCTCTGATACAATTTATCaccattgttgttttctCCTCTTTTATATAGACCCTTTTATAGCTTGGTTACTGTTTGGATTGTTCGTTTCCATAACCACTACAATGCTTTTTCCAATAGTTTTAATCTTGTCaatttttacaaatttTATACATTGTCAATTTCAACCACTGTCTGAACCATTCATTTTAGCTGCTTATGATCCAGATTATTCCCCGtatgatgataataaaatcatGAATCAAAACATTCAAAGATTTGGTTACAATAAGACAAAAGTCATCTTGTCGAAACATATCAATACCACCAATATTTATCTTGAAGGAAGAATATTGGATAATTCAAGTTATCAAATTGATGCTACTTTAAAAGGAATGTTTATTCgagttgataaatttaCTCATCGATTAAAATTATGTCCTAATGGGAAAACATCAAGATATTTTtctattgaaaaagatatgttattttataaaaatGATACTATTTGGTCAGTTTGttatgatgaatttgaagatgTTTCATATATTTATCATGGTAgtattgatgataataaaaaatattgttgtcCTGATAATGGCAAAGAAATAATCTTAAGAACATTGGGAAAATATGATGCAAGCGGAGCTCTACCTGATTATACAAAGCATCctcataaaaaaaacagtaACGTCTTAGGTTAG